One genomic region from Daphnia magna isolate NIES linkage group LG10, ASM2063170v1.1, whole genome shotgun sequence encodes:
- the LOC116936281 gene encoding uncharacterized protein LOC116936281: MKTIAFNPRLLTIVLVIFSYADARGIKFKAPKPPKPHIPSVSIPKPKIPVIVPVPIILPVGGFGSDYYFNRNHYINRNSRLQCYSCEGSDNDLCAISPATSSRKVTCAEKNMFCSVVRKEIPIDAVTVSNVTSPTMTNQTVLVSIDSQSSTVSPSSTSELFPGKTPTTEGSISSSSVDSLITDTSVANGTIELDDGGNSTSLSRSTRTTAVRVVIQRGCKSLDFIEGVLLSATTRKNSNESEYVNAQLCTTNLCNSGDGRLRCYECTGMGQNDSCMVKPSTSAKVLMCQPKEACYVERKTVTSNSSSTNSTEVEITVSRGCRAASRTDDQNVISRNDGKLEMSCRLSDFCNSFDANRLKRSNSASGNHAKFSSLVVIFLVIHFLIQKKNMLF, encoded by the exons ATGAAGACGATTGCTTTCAATCCTAGGCTACTGACTATCGTTCTGGTGATATTCAGCTATGCGG ATGCCAGAGGAATTAAATTCAAAGCTCCAAAGCCTCCCAAACCACACATTCCGTCCGTTAGTATACCAAAACCCAAAATTCCCGTGATTGTTCCTGTGCCTATTATTCTTCCCGTCGGTGGTTTCGGTAGCGACTATTATTTCAACAGAAACCATTACATCAACAGAAACAGCA GGCTACAGTGTTATTCCTGCGAAGGCAGCGACAACGATCTCTGCGCAATCAGTCCAGCTACCAGCTCAAGAAAAGTGACATGTGCAGAGAAAAACATGTTTTGCAGCGTCGTCCGGAAAGAAATTCCCATAG ATGCGGTAACGGTATCCAACGTTACATCACCAACGATGACCAATCAAACAGTTCTCGTTTCTATTGACTCACAAAGTTCGACCGTGTCGCCATCATCCACCTCCGAACTATTTCCGGGGAAAACGCCCACCACTGAAGGAAGTATTTCGTCCTCCAGTGTCGATTCCTTGATAACGGATACCTCGGTTGCTAACGGTACGATCGAACTCGATGACGGTGGGAATTCCACGTCACTGTCACGAAGTACCCGAACCACGGCCGTGCGCGTTGTGATTCAACGGGGTTGCAAATCATTGGACTTTATCGAAGGTGTATTGCTATCCGCGACCACCAGAAAGAATAGTAACGAATCGGAGTATGTTAATGCACAACTGTGTACGACGAACTTGTGCAATTCAGGCGATGGAC GTCTGAGATGTTACGAATGCACTGGAATGGGCCAAAATGACAGCTGCATGGTTAAACCATCCACCTCGGCTAAAGTGTTAATGTGCCAACCGAAAGAAGCTTGTTATGTAGAACGAAAGACGGTCACGTCTAATTCGAGTTCCACCAACTCTACTG AGGTGGAAATAACGGTTTCAAGAGGTTGTAGAGCAGCCTCACGAACTGACGATCAGAACGTCATTTCTAG GAATGATGGCAAATTGGAAATGTCATGTCGCTTGAGCGATTTCTGTAACTCTTTTGACGCGAATAGGCTTAAACGCTCGAATTCTGCATCAG GAAACCACGCAAAATTTTCGTCCTTGGTTGTAATATTCCTTGTTATCCATTTTCttatccaaaaaaaaaacatgctgTTTTAA
- the LOC123466565 gene encoding uncharacterized protein LOC123466565, with protein sequence MKTCWNITGFNMVRNYHRKKEKMPREILISALRQLKLHHDLKLQNISYRKVAESYGISRTTLFTHFQKVKHLASIPDNYLLNKVHHRQILKYEEEEELVEYLKLAMQSNHSLTPSEVRKLVYSFVLGNGIECPAMWHEYHTAGEDWFTSFMKRNDCLSLRKPEATSQARAAGFNYPVVNAYQQKLASIFTRHQYPPHRIFNIDETSNQTVMAPVTVVAIRGTKQVCQTTGTERGTNVSMICFGNAAGGFIPPAYVFPLKNVNRKSMNNSVPGSIAFANGTGWFDGNIMVDVIDHVQHYVQSSQENPVLIVWDNFSAHLDYLVVKKAKDYGMELITLPPHTSHELQPLDVSVFVALKKYIKTAHMEWYRNNPGKRITIHEVAGLTRDPFHKAMTPSNLISGFKRAGIYPFSMLQPEDPRFSSALVTDLQAPSQQQNAQDLVGHEIQTPQQSIEIKGSNNIQTAGNEDDEMDFAKEEGNILTRDCRVLGNTVASTEVDNQQPLGNSDRETVEKGDGTSQSRSAQSETPLRANMMANRVRLAEFMPIPKVIQNGPRQKSRIQIGRSRVLTDPEEMAQLETDYLKKKKEMEKDKSKRTRAAKPRLSNKENIPENGKGVAGKRNVNAVHEMESFAVTNRQPRNAKKPAFLTQNYLID encoded by the exons ATGAAAACGTGTTGGAACATTACAGGTTTCAATATGGTTCGTAACTACCacaggaaaaaggaaaagatgcCAAGAGAAATATTGATTAGTGCTCTCAGACAGTTGAAATTACATCACGATCTTAAATTGCAGAATATTTCATATAGAAAAGTAGCAGAAAGTTATGGCATTTCTAGGACTACCCTTTTCACTCACTTTCAAAAAGTGAAACATCTTGCCTCCATCCCTGATAACTATTTATTGAATAAAGTGCATCACAGGCAAATCCTGAAAtatgaagaagaggaggagctCGTTGAATATCTGAAGCTTGCAATGCAGAGCAATCATTCCTTGACTCCTAGTGAAGTGAGAAAGCTCGTTTACAGCTTTGTGCTCGGTAATGGAATTGAATGTCCTGCAATGTGGCATGAATATCATACTGCTGGAGAAGATTGGTTCACTTCGTTTATGAAGAGGAACGACTGCCTATCTCTAAGAAAACCTGAAGCTACAAGTCAAGCTCGAGCTGCCGGCTTCAACTACCCAGTTGTTAACGCTTATCAACAGAAGTTGGCTTCTATTTTTACCCGTCATCAGTATCCACCACATCGAATATTTAATATTGATGAAACTAGCAATCAAACAGTGATGGCTCCTGTAACCGTTGTAGCTATCCGTGGTACTAAGCAG GTTTGTCAAACCACCGGTACAGAACGAGGAACTAATGTTTCTATGATATGCTTTGGAAACGCTGCAGGGGGTTTTATTCCTCCAGCTTATGTCTTTCCGTTAAAGAATGTCAACCGAAAAAGTATGAATAACTCAGTTCCTGGTTCAATTGCTTTTGCAAACGGAACTGGTTGGTTTGATGGGAACATCATGGTTGATGTCATAGATCATGTACAGCATTATGTGCAAAGCAGCCAAGAAAATCCAGTCCTAATCGTTTGGGATAATTTCTCTGCTCACTTGGATTATCTAGTTGTTAAGAAAGCAAAAGACTACGGCATGGAGCTTATTACTTTGCCTCCCCACACCTCCCATGAGCTACAACCGTTGGATGTGTCGGTGTTTGTAGCGCTGAAAAAGTATATTAAGACAGCTCACATGGAATGGTACCGCAATAATCCTGGCAAGCGAATCACCATCCATGAAGTAGCAGGATTAACAAGGGATCCTTTCCATAAGGCTATGACTCCATCGAATTTAATTTCTGGTTTCAAAAGAGCTGGGATCTACCCTTTCTCAATGTTACAACCGGAAGACCCGCGTTTCTCATCAGCTTTGGTTACTGATCTGCAAG CTCCATCGCAACAACAGAATGCACAAGATCTAGTTGGTCATGAAATACAGACCCCGCAGCAGTCCATAGAGATCAAAGGTTCGAATAATATTCAGACGGCGGGGAACGAAGATGATGAAATGGATTTTGCAAAGGAAGAAGGGAACATTCTGACTCGTGACTGTCGTGTTTTAGGCAACACAGTAGCTTCGACAGAAGTCGATAATCAACAACCACTGGGAAACAGTGATAGAGAAACCGTTGAAAAAGGAGATGGAACAAGTCAATCAAGATCAGCCCAATCTGAAACTCCCCTTAGAGCGAATATGATGGCGAATCGTGTACGTTTAGCAGAATTTATGCCCATTCCAAAAGTCATACAAAATGGTCCTAGACAAAAGAGCAGAATCCAAATTGGAAGAAGCCGTGTGTTAACTGATCCCGAGGAAATGGCTCAACTAGAAAcggattatttaaaaaaaaaaaaagagatggaaAAGGATAAATCGAAGAGAACACGAGCGGCTAAGCCTCGCTTgtcgaataaagaaaacatcCCAGAAAATGGAAAAGGCGTCGCTGGTAAACGCAATGTGAATGCAGTTCACGAAATGGAGTCATTTGCAGTCACAAACCGTCAGCCTCGAAATGCTAAAAAACCAGCttttttaacacaaaattatttgattGATTGA